In a genomic window of Urocitellus parryii isolate mUroPar1 chromosome 11, mUroPar1.hap1, whole genome shotgun sequence:
- the Cdcp2 gene encoding CUB domain-containing protein 2 produces MLTELWFCLLLAVALLGPGPRAQAMKGVKCGGVLSAPSGNFSSPNFPSLYPYNTECSWLIVVAEGSSVLLTFHAFDLEYHDTCGFDFLEIYNGASGDKGNLLGRFCGQVPPPPFTSSWHVMAVVFHSDKHVASRGFSAGYQKDVCGGVLTGLSGVLTSPEYPNNYPNNVECRWVIRAAGPATIKLVFVDFQVEGNEECTYDYVAVLGGPGPAHGHHFCGGTRPPTLVSLGHELQVVFKSDFNIGGRGFKAHYFSGECQEVYMAVRGNFSSPQYPSSYPNNIRCHWTIRLPPGYRVKVFFLDLDLEEPNSLTRTCDFDHLAAFDGASEEAPQLGNWCGHHLPPPLTSSHNQLLLLLHTDRSSTGRGFSVAYIGVVPMNVSCSRTDFQILISAQVLAPLERTKVYLGSRNCAAQEVDNNFRIQARFDTCGTESQRRNNTSVIVSVLYIDFSAPGLEDIHEYEVRCEPRRKEASVHLLSGSDWLGPYAATAEHLQEAPPREEVEALEAPVTVVAQDTSDIVFLSLCILAGVLMITAIVVLMLL; encoded by the exons ATGCTGACAGAGCTGTGGTTTTGCCTGCTGCTGGCTGTAGCACTGCTGGGCCCAGGCCCCAGGGCCCAGGCCATGAAAG GTGTCAAGTGTGGGGGTGTGCTCTCAGCACCTTCTGGAAACTTCTCCAGCCCCAACTTCCCGAGTCTGTACCCCTACAACACGGAGTGCAGCTGGCTGATTGTGGTGGCCGAGGGGTCTTCCGTGCTACTCACCTTCCACGCCTTTGACCTGGAGTACCATGACACCTGTGGCTTCGACTTCCTGGAAATCTACAACGGGGCCTCTGGAGACAAGGGCAATCTCCTGGGGAGGTTCTGTGGCCAGGTGCCCCCGCCCCCCTTCACCTCCTCCTGGCACGTCATGGCTGTCGTCTTCCATTCCGACAAGCATGTGGCCAGCCGTGGCTTTTCTGCAGGCTACCAGAAAG ATGTGTGCGGTGGCGTCTTGACTGGTCTATCAGGGGTCCTCACCAGCCCCGAGTACCCCAACAACTACCCCAACAACGTGGAATGCCGCTGGGTGATCCGGGCTGCAGGGCCTGCCACCATCAAGCTGGTGTTTGTGGACTTCCAGGTGGAGGGCAATGAGGAGTGCACCTATGACTATGTGGCAGTGCTGGGGGGGCCTGGTCCTGCCCACGGGCACCATTTCTGTGGTGGCACCAGGCCCCCCACCCTCGTGTCATTGGGCCATGAGCTGCAGGTGGTCTTCAAGTCCGACTTTAACATTGGAGGCCGGGGCTTCAAGGCCCATTACTTCTCAG GAGAATGCCAGGAGGTGTACATGGCTGTGCGAGGCAACTTCTCCAGCCCCCAATACCCCAGTTCCTACCCCAACAATATCCGGTGCCACTGGACCATCCGCCTGCCTCCTGGCTACCGCGTCAAGGTGTTCTTCCTGGATCTGGACCTGGAGGAGCCCAACAGCCTGACCAGGACCTGTGACTTCGACCATCTGGCAGCCTTTGATGGGGCCAGTGAGGAGGCACCCCAGCTGGGAAACTGGTGTGGCCACCATCTGCCACCACCCCTCACCTCAAGCCACAACCAGCTCCTGCTCCTTCTGCACACGGACCGCAGCAGCACCGGCAGGGGCTTCTCCGTGGCCTACATTGGAG TGGTGCCCATGAACGTGAGCTGCTCACGCACAGACTTCCAGATCCTGATCTCGGCTCAGGTGCTGGCCCCACTGGAGCGGACCAAGGTCTACCTAGGTAGCCGAAACTGTGCTGCCCAGGAGGTCGACAACAACTTCCGGATCCAGGCTCGCTTTGACACTTGTGGCACTGAATCTCAG AGGAGAAACAACACCTCGGTGATCGTCAGTGTGCTGTACATCGACTTCTCGGCCCCTGGGCTGGAGGACATCCATGAGTACGAGGTCCGCTGTGAGCCACGGCGCAAGGAGGCTTCTGTCCACCTGCTGTCCGGCTCTGACTGGCTTGGACCTTATGCTGCCACTGCTGAGCACCTTCAGGAGGCACCCCCCAGGGAGGAGGTAGAGGCGCTGGAGGCCCCAGTGACCGTGGTGGCCCAGGACACCAGTGACATCGTGTTCCTGAGCCTTTGCATCCTGGCTGGAGTCCTCATGATCACTGCTATCGTGGTCCTGATGCTGCTGTga